The proteins below come from a single Gimesia alba genomic window:
- a CDS encoding family 16 glycoside hydrolase — MRKSVCVLLTLLAFSISTVNAQEFQNLFNGKDLSGWAGKEGFWTVQNGAIVGETTKENPAKPNTFLVWQGGDVGDFEFKATVRFKGNNSGVQYRSELVDPANFALKGYQADLHPKPEYFGMLYGERTGRGIIAQRFQRVEAGAKGKPKVVAEIGDKNQQLTDWDWNEIRIVAVGNRMVHQVNGVNTIDLTDNHPEAFSKGVLGLQLHAGPPMRVEFKDLQYRPLASDEAAAVLKAAVENKKKAPAPKKTTSKKRSRFDWVSEKPAPVWVWRTKNSTGNDPIYLRQKFEVAGPVKAAKLYFTCDNRATVWINGKDAGTATDWGNPVMMGDAKKLIQTGTNQIAVQAKNNGGVAAFVLKLEIETADGKKQSIISTPDWKLSDSKTKDWQLASFNDSAWKLKLKKMGDFGSGPWGKPGITTRSGGVDIAELTENITIAKDFKVELLYEVPGNEEGSWVSLTTDGQGRLLASDQGDKGLYRITVTEGAEEPQVEVEKLQLNLSGAQGMTWHNDALYFHKNGGNLYKVTDTNGDDQFDKAEVLPSERSGGEHGNHAVIVAEDGKHLYVIGGNHAALPPKDSIVRLHVPTWDEDLLLPREWDANGHARGRLAPGGWISKYSPETKQHEIISTGYRNQYDIALNRFGDLFTYDADMEWDLGTPWYRPTRINCAVSGSDYGWRSGSGKWPEYYEDSLPAVVNIGPGCPTGVISGQGAKFPAKYQDAIFALDWTFGTIYAIHLTPDGAGYRGEQEAFCYGSPLPLTDAIIGHDGALYFTIGGRGTKSALFRITYTGNESTKPVTGEIAGGDARKLRRSLEAFHGKQNAAAIGAAWPHLSSSDRWLRHAARVAIESQPVDQWAAKVFTEKNPQARISGAVALARMGNESHRDALIAALLELKPSELSESQFLGLLRAYSLTFIRLGKPTAEQREQIIAVLDPYLPNKSKNINTELVRVLVYLEAPNVISKAINLIADRGEPEVPDWTELAGRNKNYGGRVLEMLKNHPPSHEVNYAFMLRNLRKGWTMDQRRTYIEFINSAAKFPGGNSYAKFLGNLRDEVLGYLSNADRAALADISGENFNPVPDFEITPPKGPGKTWSIVEASQYTSGGKLKAASFENGRNLFHSMRCAACHRFDGLGGDVGPDLTTVKNKFDARYILESIVEPSKVISDQYQSSMVLTEDGRSLTGLVAKDGDNVIIYPADAKAKPITLSADQVDEILPSSVSQMPKDMLNALNGDEIRDLMAYLLSGGDPKSRVYKK; from the coding sequence ATGCGAAAATCTGTCTGCGTTCTACTTACACTCCTCGCATTTTCCATCAGCACAGTCAACGCCCAGGAATTTCAGAACCTGTTCAACGGGAAAGACCTGAGCGGCTGGGCTGGAAAAGAAGGTTTCTGGACCGTTCAAAACGGTGCTATTGTTGGCGAAACGACGAAAGAAAACCCGGCCAAGCCGAATACCTTTCTGGTCTGGCAAGGAGGGGATGTCGGCGATTTTGAATTCAAGGCGACCGTCCGATTCAAAGGAAATAACTCCGGCGTTCAATATCGCAGTGAGCTGGTTGACCCCGCCAACTTTGCATTAAAAGGCTATCAGGCCGACCTGCATCCGAAACCAGAATACTTCGGGATGCTCTATGGTGAGCGAACCGGCCGCGGGATTATCGCACAACGTTTCCAACGCGTGGAAGCGGGCGCCAAGGGGAAGCCAAAGGTCGTTGCCGAGATTGGCGATAAAAACCAACAGCTCACTGACTGGGACTGGAACGAAATTCGCATCGTCGCCGTTGGAAATCGCATGGTCCATCAAGTCAATGGCGTCAACACCATCGACCTGACCGATAATCATCCTGAAGCATTTTCCAAAGGCGTTCTCGGCCTGCAACTTCACGCCGGTCCTCCCATGCGGGTGGAATTCAAAGATCTGCAATACCGACCGTTAGCCAGCGACGAAGCGGCTGCGGTTCTGAAAGCAGCTGTTGAGAACAAAAAAAAGGCGCCCGCGCCCAAGAAAACAACATCCAAAAAACGCAGCCGGTTCGACTGGGTTTCAGAAAAGCCGGCTCCGGTCTGGGTCTGGCGTACGAAGAATTCGACGGGCAATGATCCAATCTACCTGCGCCAGAAATTCGAAGTCGCAGGTCCAGTCAAAGCAGCGAAACTCTATTTCACCTGTGATAACCGGGCAACCGTCTGGATCAATGGCAAAGATGCCGGCACGGCAACCGACTGGGGTAACCCGGTGATGATGGGCGATGCCAAAAAACTGATCCAAACAGGTACAAATCAAATTGCGGTCCAGGCCAAGAACAACGGCGGTGTGGCTGCGTTTGTCTTGAAACTGGAAATCGAAACTGCCGACGGCAAAAAACAGTCAATCATTTCGACTCCCGACTGGAAACTGAGCGACTCAAAAACCAAAGACTGGCAACTCGCTAGCTTCAACGATTCTGCCTGGAAACTGAAGCTGAAAAAAATGGGAGACTTTGGTAGTGGTCCCTGGGGAAAGCCGGGAATCACCACCCGGAGCGGCGGCGTTGATATTGCGGAACTCACTGAGAACATCACCATTGCCAAAGACTTCAAAGTCGAGCTGCTCTACGAAGTCCCCGGGAACGAAGAAGGGAGTTGGGTCTCACTGACAACGGACGGCCAAGGCCGCTTGCTGGCGAGCGATCAAGGCGACAAAGGGCTTTATCGCATCACTGTTACGGAAGGTGCTGAGGAACCACAGGTCGAAGTCGAAAAACTGCAGCTTAATCTTTCCGGCGCTCAAGGCATGACCTGGCATAACGATGCACTCTACTTTCACAAGAACGGCGGCAACCTCTATAAAGTGACCGATACAAACGGGGATGATCAGTTCGACAAAGCCGAGGTCCTCCCCAGCGAACGCAGTGGCGGCGAACATGGAAACCATGCCGTAATTGTGGCTGAGGATGGAAAGCATCTTTATGTCATCGGCGGAAACCATGCTGCCTTACCCCCCAAAGACAGCATTGTTCGTTTGCACGTTCCCACCTGGGACGAAGACCTGCTCTTACCGCGCGAATGGGATGCAAACGGGCATGCACGCGGCCGTCTTGCACCGGGGGGCTGGATTTCGAAATACTCTCCCGAAACAAAACAACACGAAATTATTTCAACGGGTTACCGCAACCAGTACGACATTGCCCTCAACCGTTTCGGCGACCTCTTCACCTATGATGCCGATATGGAATGGGACCTGGGAACACCCTGGTATCGTCCGACCAGAATTAACTGTGCTGTCAGTGGTTCTGACTATGGCTGGCGCAGTGGTTCCGGAAAATGGCCCGAATACTACGAAGACAGTCTTCCCGCTGTCGTGAATATTGGCCCCGGTTGTCCGACCGGTGTGATCAGCGGGCAGGGTGCGAAGTTCCCTGCCAAATATCAGGACGCGATTTTCGCACTCGACTGGACCTTCGGCACGATCTATGCCATCCACCTGACACCTGACGGCGCGGGTTACCGCGGCGAACAGGAAGCATTCTGCTACGGCTCTCCCCTTCCCTTAACGGACGCGATAATAGGACACGACGGAGCCCTGTATTTCACCATCGGTGGTCGAGGAACGAAATCAGCTCTGTTCCGCATCACCTATACCGGTAATGAATCGACCAAACCCGTAACAGGTGAAATCGCCGGTGGGGACGCACGAAAACTGCGTCGCAGTCTGGAAGCGTTTCACGGCAAGCAAAACGCCGCTGCAATCGGCGCCGCCTGGCCTCATCTTTCCAGCTCTGATCGCTGGTTACGCCATGCAGCACGCGTCGCGATTGAATCCCAACCCGTCGATCAATGGGCGGCGAAAGTTTTTACAGAAAAGAATCCTCAAGCCAGAATTTCCGGTGCCGTCGCTCTTGCTCGCATGGGAAATGAATCACACCGCGATGCTCTCATTGCTGCGTTGCTCGAACTGAAACCGTCTGAATTGAGCGAGTCTCAGTTCCTTGGTCTCCTGCGTGCGTATTCCCTGACCTTTATCCGTCTTGGGAAACCAACGGCTGAGCAACGCGAACAGATCATTGCTGTACTCGACCCTTATTTGCCAAACAAGAGTAAAAACATCAACACTGAATTGGTCCGCGTCTTAGTCTACCTCGAAGCACCCAACGTAATTTCGAAAGCCATAAATCTGATTGCGGATCGTGGCGAGCCTGAAGTGCCTGACTGGACGGAACTGGCCGGTCGCAATAAAAATTATGGCGGTCGTGTGCTGGAGATGCTCAAGAACCATCCGCCTTCGCACGAAGTCAACTATGCGTTCATGCTTCGCAACCTGCGGAAAGGCTGGACGATGGACCAGCGCCGCACTTATATTGAGTTCATCAACTCCGCCGCGAAGTTCCCCGGCGGTAACAGCTACGCCAAGTTTCTCGGCAACCTGCGAGACGAAGTTCTCGGTTATCTGAGTAACGCTGATCGTGCTGCGTTAGCAGATATCAGCGGCGAGAATTTCAATCCAGTTCCCGACTTTGAAATTACGCCACCGAAGGGCCCCGGCAAGACCTGGTCGATTGTTGAAGCCAGCCAATATACATCTGGTGGCAAACTGAAAGCGGCCAGTTTTGAGAACGGTCGTAATCTGTTCCATTCGATGCGTTGTGCCGCATGCCACCGGTTTGATGGACTGGGCGGGGATGTGGGGCCAGACCTGACTACGGTGAAGAATAAATTCGATGCCCGCTACATTCTTGAGTCGATCGTTGAGCCGAGCAAAGTCATTTCGGATCAATATCAGTCATCAATGGTGCTGACCGAAGATGGACGCTCTTTGACGGGACTGGTCGCGAAAGATGGCGATAATGTGATTATCTACCCGGCTGATGCGAAAGCCAAGCCGATCACACTGTCTGCTGACCAGGTTGACGAAATCCTGCCTTCTTCCGTCTCGCAAATGCCGAAAGACATGTTGAATGCATTGAACGGCGACGAAATTCGGGATTTGATGGCGTACCTGCTCTCAGGCGGCGATCCGAAATCGCGCGTTTATAAAAAATAA
- a CDS encoding ABC1 kinase family protein, with product MDSNPLRLLRNLRRSREIVTVLVNYGFDDLVDQLGLRRYLRWGRRLLFWKRSEPEVKLTRAKRIRLALESLGVTFIKFGQVVSTRPDLVPRDVVNELEKLQERVPSFPSETAIEIVERELDGSIDSLFAEFDRKPLAAGSLGQVHKARHHDGTELVVKIKRPDIDRVIEQDLSLMYELATMIERHFPDAEVFDPVGLVNQFSRTIRRELQFTREARSTDEFYRLFQDDATLYVPKIYWDMTQGDIITMEYIDGYRIDDDEQLKNLPISPHDVAANGARIFMKMTFEFGIFHADPHPGNFRVLPDGSLCLIDYGMIGVLEEERRDLLVDLLLNVAKKDTAKLVDVVLNIGKAKRAVDHQLLRADLRDFIGNYYGIPLDQISVGKMLTDFINILAIHRIRCPVDIMLLIRALITLEGVAARMAPDLNIAQEMEPYIYKISSERYHPRAIANRIWSEACSLSKVMHDLPEQVGRTLGKLSDDELRIHLEHKGIDHLTTEMDRSGNRLAIGMVMSSLILASAITISSDTRLVYVSIPIFMMSSLLGIWLIYGVFRSGRL from the coding sequence TTGGATTCAAACCCACTACGGTTATTGAGAAATCTACGGAGAAGCCGCGAGATTGTCACGGTTCTCGTGAATTACGGTTTTGACGACCTGGTTGATCAACTGGGACTCAGGCGGTATCTACGCTGGGGCCGCCGGCTGCTGTTCTGGAAGCGTTCTGAGCCCGAGGTCAAATTGACTCGCGCGAAACGGATTCGCCTTGCACTTGAAAGTCTGGGGGTGACGTTTATCAAGTTCGGTCAGGTTGTGAGTACACGCCCCGATCTTGTTCCCCGGGATGTAGTCAATGAATTAGAAAAACTGCAGGAACGCGTCCCATCCTTTCCCAGTGAAACGGCGATTGAAATAGTTGAACGAGAATTAGACGGTTCAATTGATTCTCTGTTTGCTGAGTTCGATCGAAAACCACTCGCCGCGGGTTCATTAGGGCAGGTGCATAAAGCCCGTCATCATGATGGCACCGAGCTGGTCGTGAAGATTAAACGCCCAGACATCGACCGGGTGATCGAACAGGACTTAAGCCTGATGTACGAACTGGCAACGATGATCGAACGCCATTTCCCTGATGCCGAAGTTTTTGATCCCGTCGGTCTGGTCAACCAGTTTTCCCGCACGATTCGAAGAGAGTTGCAGTTTACTCGAGAGGCCCGTTCCACCGACGAGTTCTATCGTTTATTTCAGGATGATGCGACGCTCTACGTCCCCAAGATTTACTGGGACATGACGCAAGGCGATATCATCACGATGGAATATATTGACGGCTATCGGATTGACGATGATGAACAATTAAAAAATCTGCCGATCAGTCCGCACGATGTCGCCGCCAACGGCGCACGCATCTTTATGAAAATGACGTTTGAATTTGGAATCTTTCACGCCGATCCTCATCCGGGAAATTTCCGTGTCTTGCCCGACGGTTCCTTATGCCTGATCGATTACGGCATGATCGGAGTACTCGAAGAAGAACGCCGCGACTTGCTGGTCGACTTATTGTTGAATGTTGCGAAAAAAGATACGGCCAAACTGGTAGATGTGGTTTTAAATATTGGGAAAGCAAAACGAGCCGTTGACCATCAGTTGTTACGTGCAGACCTGCGTGACTTTATCGGAAATTATTACGGCATCCCCTTGGATCAGATCAGCGTAGGCAAGATGCTGACCGATTTTATCAACATTTTGGCGATTCACCGCATTCGCTGCCCCGTCGATATCATGTTACTGATTCGGGCCTTAATTACGCTCGAAGGCGTGGCTGCCCGCATGGCACCGGATTTAAATATCGCACAGGAAATGGAACCTTACATTTATAAGATTTCCTCCGAGCGATATCATCCGCGTGCGATCGCCAATCGAATCTGGTCAGAAGCCTGTAGCCTGTCGAAGGTCATGCATGATCTGCCCGAGCAGGTCGGCCGCACGTTGGGCAAATTGAGTGACGATGAACTTCGAATTCATTTGGAGCACAAGGGAATCGATCATCTGACAACCGAAATGGACCGCTCAGGAAACCGCCTGGCGATTGGGATGGTCATGTCCTCGCTGATTCTGGCCTCGGCGATTACCATTTCCTCCGACACACGGCTCGTGTATGTCAGCATTCCGATTTTCATGATGTCGAGTCTATTGGGAATCTGGTTGATCTACGGCGTATTTCGCAGTGGGCGATTGTAA
- a CDS encoding PQQ-binding-like beta-propeller repeat protein, translated as MRFFNYCLMIILSVTSVCQAGDWPQILGPYRNGHAAEESIDSAWPESGPPVKWQRGVGSGYAGLSIYKNKAILFHRVGDLETVEALDTQTGEPLWKQTTPVNYKGTFNPNDGPIAVPLIHKNRVYTFGIAGNLQCLDLETGKKIWSRDTHKDFQVGQGYFGVGSTPIIVEDKLLVNVGGKRKNAGIVAFSLDKGFTLWQTLQDDASYSSPTSAFLHGRFYAIFITRLHLVGVDPENGNILFQFPFGKRGPTVNGADPVVIGNNVFATASYGVGGFWGKIERANASEVWRNQQIMSSQYTTPIEYGGKLIGIDGRQDIGTSRLICFDPQTQKVNWSHHNFGYATLIEADNKLILMKTDGTLVLTEASLETYKELGRAQIFNSTTRALPALSNGLLFVRDEKTLKCLQLKSENPAPVTPEKSPLK; from the coding sequence ATGCGTTTTTTCAATTACTGCCTGATGATAATCCTCAGTGTGACCTCCGTATGCCAGGCGGGCGACTGGCCGCAAATTTTAGGTCCTTATCGCAACGGGCATGCAGCAGAAGAATCAATCGACTCCGCCTGGCCTGAATCGGGTCCCCCCGTCAAGTGGCAGCGTGGTGTCGGAAGTGGCTATGCCGGCCTCTCGATATACAAGAATAAGGCAATTTTATTTCATCGCGTAGGCGATCTCGAAACCGTCGAAGCCCTCGATACTCAAACAGGGGAACCACTCTGGAAACAGACCACCCCCGTCAATTACAAAGGGACTTTTAATCCCAATGATGGTCCGATCGCCGTCCCCTTAATTCACAAAAATCGCGTTTACACATTCGGAATCGCCGGCAATCTGCAGTGCCTGGATCTGGAGACCGGCAAGAAGATCTGGTCTCGCGATACCCATAAGGATTTTCAGGTCGGACAGGGTTATTTCGGCGTGGGCAGCACTCCGATTATCGTGGAAGACAAATTGCTGGTGAATGTGGGTGGAAAACGAAAAAATGCCGGGATTGTCGCGTTCTCGCTCGACAAAGGATTTACTCTCTGGCAAACGCTGCAGGATGATGCCAGTTATTCTTCTCCGACTTCCGCGTTCCTGCATGGGCGTTTTTACGCGATCTTTATCACACGTCTGCATCTGGTTGGCGTTGATCCTGAGAACGGGAACATCCTGTTTCAATTTCCGTTTGGAAAACGGGGGCCAACGGTCAATGGTGCCGACCCGGTTGTGATTGGAAATAATGTATTTGCTACAGCCAGTTATGGAGTGGGAGGTTTCTGGGGCAAGATAGAGCGTGCGAACGCCAGCGAAGTCTGGCGGAACCAGCAGATCATGTCCAGCCAATATACAACCCCCATTGAATACGGGGGGAAATTAATCGGCATCGATGGTCGTCAAGACATTGGGACTTCACGGCTGATTTGCTTTGATCCTCAAACCCAGAAAGTGAACTGGTCTCATCATAACTTTGGCTATGCCACCTTGATTGAAGCTGATAATAAACTGATTCTCATGAAAACGGACGGTACACTGGTTCTGACGGAAGCCTCATTAGAGACCTATAAAGAACTCGGTCGTGCCCAGATATTTAATTCAACAACCCGGGCTCTGCCTGCGTTATCCAATGGGCTGCTATTTGTCAGAGACGAGAAGACACTGAAATGTTTACAGTTGAAATCAGAAAATCCAGCCCCCGTAACACCCGAGAAATCTCCTTTGAAGTAA
- the hemL gene encoding glutamate-1-semialdehyde 2,1-aminomutase, giving the protein MSSSRRPNSEKEFERAQKVIPGGVNSPARAFGAVGGHPVIIDRGEGQYLYDIDGNRYIDFVGSWGPHILGHRHPRVMASIEEALKKGTSFGAPTLLETELAELVAKLVPCVEKIRMVNSGTEAGMSAIRLARGYTGRDKVIKFAGCYHGHVDSLLVQAGSGALTLGTPSSPGVPQGCTADTLVLEYNDIEQLKETFTQLGDQIACVILEPIVGNMGVVLPEPGFLESVRELCTQHGSVFIMDEVMTGFRVALGGAQQRFNIMPDICMLGKVIGGGMPVGAYGGKAEIMDAISPVGTVYQAGTLSGNPIAMASGIATLECLRETNPYPQLEEKTQRLTQGLIAAATKAGLEHTLAKCGSMFTLFFNPEKVTSYAISAHNDTARFARYFQGMLDRGVYLPCSQFEANFTSTMLTDEDIDHTIQAAEEVLQEIA; this is encoded by the coding sequence ATGTCATCCAGCCGACGCCCGAATAGTGAAAAAGAATTTGAACGAGCCCAGAAGGTCATCCCCGGAGGCGTGAATAGCCCTGCACGCGCTTTTGGCGCAGTAGGAGGTCACCCCGTGATTATCGATCGCGGGGAAGGACAATATCTCTACGACATTGACGGTAACCGATACATCGACTTCGTCGGATCCTGGGGGCCGCATATTCTGGGTCATCGTCATCCCCGTGTGATGGCCAGCATTGAAGAAGCCCTCAAGAAAGGAACCAGCTTCGGCGCTCCCACATTACTGGAAACCGAACTGGCCGAACTCGTTGCTAAACTGGTGCCCTGCGTAGAAAAAATCCGCATGGTCAATTCAGGAACGGAAGCCGGGATGAGTGCCATTCGACTGGCCCGCGGTTATACCGGACGGGATAAAGTCATCAAATTTGCAGGCTGCTATCACGGCCACGTTGATAGCCTGCTGGTTCAGGCCGGAAGTGGTGCGTTGACTTTGGGAACCCCTTCCAGCCCCGGCGTTCCCCAGGGATGTACGGCCGATACACTGGTGCTTGAGTACAACGATATCGAACAACTCAAAGAAACGTTTACCCAACTCGGCGATCAAATCGCCTGCGTCATTCTGGAGCCGATTGTGGGTAACATGGGCGTGGTACTTCCGGAACCTGGTTTTCTGGAAAGCGTCCGCGAACTCTGCACACAGCACGGATCAGTTTTCATCATGGATGAAGTCATGACCGGTTTCCGCGTCGCCTTAGGGGGCGCGCAGCAGCGATTTAACATTATGCCTGACATCTGTATGTTAGGAAAAGTGATTGGTGGCGGCATGCCCGTGGGTGCTTATGGCGGCAAAGCGGAAATCATGGACGCGATTTCTCCCGTCGGTACCGTCTATCAGGCGGGAACCCTCTCCGGAAACCCGATTGCAATGGCTTCAGGAATCGCCACGCTGGAATGCCTGAGAGAGACCAACCCCTATCCTCAACTGGAAGAAAAAACACAGCGTTTAACCCAGGGACTGATAGCTGCTGCTACCAAAGCCGGACTGGAGCACACTCTGGCTAAGTGCGGTTCGATGTTTACTCTGTTTTTCAATCCGGAAAAAGTCACCAGCTACGCGATTTCAGCACACAATGATACCGCCCGTTTTGCACGCTACTTTCAAGGTATGCTGGATCGAGGCGTCTATCTTCCCTGCAGTCAGTTTGAAGCCAACTTTACTTCTACGATGCTGACGGATGAAGACATCGATCATACCATTCAAGCCGCTGAAGAGGTCCTGCAGGAAATTGCCTGA
- a CDS encoding M42 family metallopeptidase, with protein sequence MDAQSLDFLKKLLHSPAPSGYEQPIQEVVREYVGNFADEVKTDLHGNVIAAVNPDAMRRVMLAGHCDQIGLLVQYIDDDGYLWANLIGGWDIQMLLGQNMQVHTATGPVHGVIARKAIHLLTPEERKTVPEIKDLWIDIGAKNGDEARELVSIGDPITFELGFRPMLNQLASAPGMDNRVGVWVVMEALRQVSEKSPEFGVFSVSTVQEEIGLRGAKTSAYSIQPEVGIAVDVTHATDCPAVSKQENGDIRLGNGPVVYRGPNVNPVVFSTLSDLASKNELSYQINSISRPAGNDANAMQLNQGGMATGIVAIPNRYMHSPVEVVSLEDLDHAAQLLAEFCLNITETTDFTP encoded by the coding sequence ATGGATGCGCAATCGTTGGATTTTTTGAAGAAACTGCTCCACTCACCGGCCCCATCTGGCTATGAACAACCCATTCAGGAAGTGGTCCGTGAATACGTTGGCAACTTTGCCGATGAAGTCAAAACTGACCTGCATGGAAATGTGATTGCCGCCGTCAATCCCGATGCCATGAGACGCGTTATGTTGGCTGGGCACTGCGATCAAATCGGTCTATTAGTGCAATACATCGACGACGATGGTTATCTTTGGGCCAACTTGATTGGGGGTTGGGATATCCAGATGTTGCTGGGGCAGAACATGCAGGTGCATACGGCGACTGGTCCCGTGCATGGTGTCATTGCCCGGAAAGCCATTCACCTACTGACCCCGGAAGAAAGAAAAACCGTCCCGGAAATCAAAGATCTCTGGATTGATATCGGAGCTAAAAATGGAGATGAAGCTCGCGAGCTGGTATCGATCGGCGATCCCATTACCTTCGAGCTCGGCTTTCGCCCCATGCTGAACCAGTTGGCATCAGCCCCTGGAATGGATAACCGGGTGGGAGTCTGGGTGGTGATGGAAGCCTTGCGGCAAGTCAGTGAAAAATCACCCGAGTTTGGCGTATTTTCCGTTTCGACCGTTCAGGAAGAAATCGGATTGCGCGGCGCAAAAACGAGTGCTTATTCGATTCAACCCGAAGTCGGAATCGCCGTCGATGTGACACATGCAACCGATTGTCCGGCTGTCAGCAAGCAGGAAAATGGCGATATCAGGCTTGGCAATGGGCCCGTGGTATATCGGGGGCCGAATGTGAATCCAGTCGTCTTTTCAACACTGTCGGATCTGGCCAGTAAGAATGAGCTGAGCTACCAGATTAACAGCATTTCCCGGCCGGCGGGTAATGATGCCAATGCGATGCAGTTAAATCAAGGCGGTATGGCGACCGGGATCGTAGCGATCCCCAATCGTTATATGCACAGCCCGGTGGAAGTGGTCTCGTTAGAAGATCTCGATCACGCAGCACAATTACTGGCAGAGTTCTGTCTGAACATCACCGAGACAACCGACTTCACACCGTAA
- a CDS encoding HDOD domain-containing protein, which translates to MDWTKLRKELIGEGKQSPLPSTIKLPMLPKAVMEFSRKAEDPKSTPKELSKIIETDAGISCELLRMVNSSAFGLRRKVSSIQQTITLLGIRSTKLFLVTTGLKQAMSSNDSKLINLPNFWSTNLERALTAREVARLMKVDPDVAFSAAMLQDFLLPVLSKELFDLYLQFTINQDNDPCLLKDYERRHFSWDHCAASANVMLDWSFPDDLICSVYLHHEGLRLLTDEKLGKTPAAAVAVASLIPDPLRQDPNGLNQLLALNEAWNEFNLFEIAEKIDTELREESTAASNYLSLKNRLEKHAVLVENE; encoded by the coding sequence ATGGACTGGACAAAATTACGCAAAGAACTGATTGGTGAGGGAAAGCAAAGTCCACTTCCTTCTACAATCAAACTTCCAATGTTGCCGAAAGCCGTGATGGAATTTTCACGCAAGGCGGAAGATCCCAAGTCGACTCCTAAAGAGCTCAGTAAAATCATCGAAACCGACGCTGGTATTTCCTGCGAATTATTACGGATGGTCAATTCCAGCGCATTCGGATTACGCCGCAAAGTTTCATCGATTCAACAGACAATCACACTTCTGGGAATTCGTTCGACCAAGCTGTTTTTGGTCACCACAGGGTTGAAGCAGGCGATGTCGTCAAATGACTCGAAGCTGATCAATCTACCGAACTTCTGGAGCACGAACCTGGAACGTGCCTTAACGGCTCGGGAAGTAGCTCGCTTGATGAAAGTCGATCCCGACGTGGCATTTTCTGCAGCCATGCTGCAGGATTTTCTCTTGCCGGTCTTATCGAAAGAACTATTCGACCTATATCTGCAGTTTACAATCAACCAGGACAACGATCCCTGTCTGTTAAAAGATTATGAGCGCAGACACTTCAGTTGGGATCACTGTGCGGCTTCTGCGAATGTGATGCTGGACTGGTCTTTCCCAGACGATTTGATTTGCTCTGTCTACCTGCACCATGAAGGGCTGAGATTGTTGACAGACGAAAAACTGGGGAAGACCCCCGCTGCCGCCGTTGCCGTAGCATCGTTGATCCCCGATCCCCTGCGACAGGATCCGAACGGGTTAAACCAACTCTTGGCGCTGAATGAAGCCTGGAATGAGTTCAATCTGTTTGAGATTGCCGAAAAGATAGATACTGAACTCAGAGAAGAGTCGACGGCAGCCAGCAATTATCTCTCTCTAAAGAACCGTCTGGAAAAGCACGCCGTGCTGGTCGAGAACGAATAG